A stretch of Paenibacillus sp. URB8-2 DNA encodes these proteins:
- a CDS encoding ABC transporter substrate-binding protein has protein sequence MKKKKIWLGLSLCLMLVAAGCGNNNTTASDGATAAPGSTAQSTAGAGSTDTKTYKIAVSQYVEHPALDATYDGIIAALKDAGIVEGQNLTVDFENAQADQANNLSIAQKIASEDNDLVIGIATPPAQALVQAIKNDTPILFAAVTDPLDAKVVSNLDHPGGNVSGASDTNPEAITRLMDFIAAQFPNVKKLGLIINEGEPNAVVMADKAQAALDKHGIELVKAPITNTSEVKQAAESLVGRADALYITLDNSVVSGVDSIIQVANENKLPFFSSDRDTVERGAFATVGFKYYDHGYQVGQMAVDVLKNGKKIGDLPVTVQQKLDVILNLKAAAAQGIEVTDAMKKEVADQTNDIIQ, from the coding sequence GGGCTCAGTTTATGTCTCATGCTCGTGGCGGCAGGCTGCGGCAACAACAATACAACGGCAAGTGACGGCGCAACAGCCGCACCCGGCAGCACCGCACAGAGCACTGCGGGAGCGGGAAGCACCGACACCAAAACTTACAAGATCGCTGTATCGCAGTATGTTGAGCATCCGGCGCTGGATGCCACTTACGACGGCATTATAGCCGCGCTGAAGGATGCGGGGATTGTCGAAGGACAGAACCTTACCGTCGATTTTGAGAACGCGCAGGCGGATCAGGCGAACAATCTATCCATAGCCCAAAAAATCGCGTCCGAAGACAATGATCTGGTCATCGGAATCGCAACGCCTCCCGCTCAAGCACTTGTACAGGCCATCAAGAACGATACACCGATCTTGTTTGCGGCCGTAACGGACCCACTTGACGCAAAGGTGGTATCCAATCTGGATCATCCGGGCGGAAATGTATCGGGGGCATCCGATACGAATCCCGAGGCGATTACCAGACTGATGGATTTCATCGCCGCTCAATTTCCAAATGTGAAGAAGCTGGGGCTTATTATCAACGAGGGAGAGCCGAACGCTGTCGTAATGGCGGACAAGGCCCAGGCTGCGCTGGACAAGCATGGCATTGAGCTGGTCAAAGCGCCGATTACGAACACTTCCGAAGTCAAACAAGCCGCCGAGTCCCTGGTTGGACGGGCCGACGCGCTGTACATCACGCTCGACAACTCGGTTGTCAGCGGCGTTGACTCCATTATCCAGGTAGCCAACGAGAACAAGCTGCCGTTCTTCTCAAGCGACCGTGATACAGTTGAGAGAGGCGCTTTCGCTACCGTGGGCTTCAAATATTATGACCACGGCTATCAAGTCGGGCAAATGGCGGTCGACGTGCTGAAGAACGGGAAGAAGATCGGGGATCTTCCGGTTACCGTGCAGCAGAAGCTGGACGTTATCCTGAATCTGAAAGCCGCCGCCGCTCAAGGCATTGAAGTAACGGACGCCATGAAGAAAGAAGTGGCCGATCAGACTAACGACATAATTCAATAA
- a CDS encoding ABC transporter permease — protein MLESMNGAIELGLLYAFMALGVYITFRILDFPDLTVDGSFTTGGAIAAVMITHGYAPWLATIGALAGGMIAGLCTGLLHTKGKINGLLSGILMMIALYSINLRIMGKPNVSLMGDETLFSSIDPLYVMPIAVIAVKLLMDLFLRTDLGLALRATGDNSRMIRSFGVNTDSTTMLGISLSNGLVALSGALITQYSTFADSSMGIGMIVIGLASVIIGEAIFGSGSVFRATLAVVLGSIVYRIVVALALRVEWLDASDLKLITAIIVIIALVFPSVQRYLKQKNSARKRTAELAELALKDKKGGAADVKAR, from the coding sequence ATGTTGGAATCAATGAACGGAGCGATAGAGCTCGGTTTGCTTTATGCTTTTATGGCCTTGGGTGTATATATAACGTTCCGGATTTTGGATTTTCCGGATTTAACCGTGGACGGCAGCTTTACGACGGGCGGCGCCATTGCCGCCGTTATGATCACTCACGGCTATGCGCCTTGGCTGGCTACGATCGGAGCGCTTGCCGGGGGAATGATTGCCGGACTGTGCACCGGTCTGCTCCATACCAAAGGAAAGATCAACGGGCTGCTGTCGGGGATATTGATGATGATTGCCCTCTATTCGATCAATTTGCGGATTATGGGCAAGCCCAATGTGTCGCTCATGGGCGATGAGACGCTCTTTTCTTCAATTGATCCGCTCTATGTAATGCCAATCGCGGTGATTGCGGTGAAGCTGCTCATGGATCTGTTCCTGCGAACCGACCTGGGGCTGGCACTGCGGGCGACCGGAGACAATTCGCGGATGATCCGCAGCTTCGGCGTGAATACGGACAGTACGACGATGCTCGGAATCAGTCTGTCGAACGGACTGGTGGCGCTCTCGGGAGCACTCATCACTCAATACTCGACGTTTGCCGATTCCTCAATGGGCATCGGGATGATCGTTATCGGTCTGGCTTCCGTTATCATCGGGGAAGCGATTTTCGGCTCGGGCAGCGTATTCCGCGCTACCCTCGCGGTTGTGCTGGGCTCGATTGTGTACCGGATCGTTGTCGCGCTGGCGCTGAGAGTGGAATGGCTTGACGCCTCCGACCTGAAATTAATTACGGCGATTATTGTTATTATCGCCCTCGTGTTCCCGTCGGTGCAGCGCTACCTCAAGCAAAAGAACAGCGCCCGCAAACGTACGGCCGAGCTGGCCGAGCTAGCCTTGAAAGACAAGAAAGGAGGCGCGGCCGATGTTAAAGCTCGATAA
- a CDS encoding ABC transporter ATP-binding protein, which produces MLKLDNVSKLFNPGTPDEKIALLGIDLELNPGDFVTIIGSNGAGKSTLMNIISGVMKPDLGEVLIEGSHISHLAEHQRSHWIGRVFQDPMAGTSPRMTIEENLAMAYKRGKSRGLSIGVSSAKRAMFRKELERLGIGLENRLRAKVGLLSGGERQALSLLMATFTKPQILLLDEHTAALDPARAELITRLTESIVREMKLTTLMVTHNMEQAIRLGNRLIMMDKGRVILDIDETRKKDLTVERLLGEFESISGHKLADDRIVLG; this is translated from the coding sequence ATGTTAAAGCTCGATAACGTGTCCAAGCTGTTCAACCCGGGAACGCCGGATGAGAAGATTGCCTTGCTCGGTATTGATCTGGAGCTGAACCCGGGGGATTTCGTCACCATTATCGGCAGCAATGGGGCAGGAAAATCAACGCTGATGAATATTATTTCCGGCGTTATGAAGCCCGATCTCGGTGAGGTCCTCATAGAAGGAAGCCATATCAGCCATTTGGCCGAGCATCAGCGCAGCCATTGGATCGGCCGGGTCTTTCAGGACCCGATGGCCGGCACATCGCCGCGTATGACGATTGAAGAGAATCTGGCGATGGCTTACAAGCGAGGCAAAAGCAGAGGGCTGTCCATCGGCGTTTCATCCGCGAAACGGGCAATGTTCCGTAAGGAACTGGAGCGGCTTGGCATCGGCCTGGAGAACCGCCTGAGGGCGAAGGTAGGGCTCTTGTCCGGCGGAGAAAGACAAGCTCTCAGTCTGCTAATGGCCACGTTTACGAAGCCGCAAATTCTGCTTTTGGATGAGCATACGGCGGCGCTCGATCCTGCAAGAGCGGAACTGATTACACGCTTGACCGAATCCATCGTTCGCGAAATGAAGCTGACCACCTTGATGGTGACCCATAACATGGAGCAGGCCATCCGGCTTGGCAACCGCCTGATTATGATGGACAAGGGACGGGTTATCCTCGATATCGATGAGACTCGTAAAAAGGATCTGACGGTGGAACGGCTTCTCGGCGAATTTGAGAGCATCAGCGGCCACAAGCTGGCCGATGACCGGATAGTGCTGGGCTAG
- a CDS encoding MgtC/SapB family protein yields the protein MHMHIESMIKLLVAMLFGLFIGIDRQLKQKPLGIRTSMVISIASCLVTIVSIRAFDKFSGADHPNMDPMRLAAQIVSGIGFLGAGVILRRGGDAISGLTSAALIWTASGIGIAVGAGFYIEAAIAVVLLIFAVNAVPWLIRAIGPQKLNNHDVSVKIVMEDIDGMPEVICKIENRTGNAKGQHKRKFRERIIRRIKIKDLEDGRQMIDMVLSAPHRDFATEIYYDLKGIENIMNVEVEQL from the coding sequence ATGCATATGCATATCGAATCCATGATCAAACTGCTTGTAGCCATGCTGTTCGGGCTGTTCATCGGTATAGACCGCCAGTTGAAGCAGAAACCGTTGGGAATTCGGACCAGTATGGTTATCAGTATAGCAAGCTGCCTCGTGACTATCGTATCAATCCGGGCCTTTGACAAATTCTCCGGTGCCGATCATCCCAATATGGACCCGATGCGGCTTGCGGCACAAATTGTAAGCGGCATCGGTTTCCTGGGTGCGGGTGTCATCCTGCGAAGAGGCGGCGACGCAATCTCAGGCCTGACTTCGGCGGCGCTGATCTGGACGGCATCGGGCATTGGCATCGCGGTGGGGGCCGGATTCTATATTGAAGCGGCTATCGCCGTTGTGCTGCTTATTTTTGCGGTCAACGCGGTTCCTTGGCTTATTCGGGCGATAGGTCCGCAGAAGCTTAACAATCATGACGTATCCGTCAAGATTGTCATGGAAGACATTGACGGCATGCCGGAAGTTATCTGTAAAATCGAGAATCGGACAGGCAACGCAAAAGGCCAGCACAAGCGAAAATTCCGCGAGCGCATTATCCGGCGGATAAAAATCAAGGACCTGGAAGACGGAAGACAAATGATCGATATGGTGCTGTCCGCTCCCCACCGTGATTTTGCCACGGAAATTTATTATGATCTCAAGGGGATTGAAAACATTATGAACGTCGAAGTGGAACAGTTATAG
- a CDS encoding aldose 1-epimerase encodes MDIKAYEEQFEGEPAVWLKAGRFEAAVLPGTGGNLIAFRDTENGYRFLREPGEDGIEAFKQSPGVYGIPVLFPPNRYADGKFPWNGQVYQLPVNEEATGNHIHGFLHTAVWQVEDFGSSKNESYVTVAIKVDENHPSYEYFPHKYTLKLRYGLSEAGLSQQLLIHNDGDEVMPCLLAFHTAVNAPFAQESAASDYRVKVTIGERWELNKRMLPTGNYQPLQPEEIELREEGVNPFFAPMDNHYKAVPQNGRNRMELTDTNLGVTLVYDVGTSYKQWMIWNNGATEGFFCPEPQVNLVNAPNVDLPGDEIGLFSLKPGEYWEETARLYIKE; translated from the coding sequence ATGGATATCAAAGCATACGAAGAACAATTTGAGGGCGAACCTGCGGTATGGCTGAAAGCCGGACGCTTTGAGGCGGCCGTACTGCCGGGAACCGGCGGCAATTTGATCGCGTTTCGCGATACGGAGAACGGCTACCGCTTCCTGCGGGAACCGGGAGAAGACGGAATAGAGGCTTTTAAACAAAGCCCCGGAGTATACGGTATTCCTGTGCTGTTCCCTCCTAACCGGTACGCTGACGGCAAATTTCCCTGGAACGGGCAAGTTTATCAATTGCCGGTTAACGAAGAGGCGACCGGGAATCATATTCATGGTTTTTTGCATACGGCGGTCTGGCAGGTGGAAGACTTCGGTAGCAGCAAGAACGAGAGCTATGTTACCGTGGCCATCAAAGTGGATGAGAATCATCCTTCCTATGAATATTTTCCCCATAAATATACCTTGAAGCTGCGCTATGGTTTGTCGGAAGCGGGACTGTCCCAGCAGCTGCTGATCCATAACGACGGAGATGAAGTCATGCCCTGCCTATTGGCTTTCCATACGGCGGTTAACGCCCCGTTCGCTCAGGAGAGCGCTGCAAGTGATTACCGGGTAAAGGTAACGATTGGCGAGCGCTGGGAACTCAATAAACGGATGCTGCCGACGGGAAATTATCAGCCTCTCCAGCCCGAAGAGATCGAATTGCGAGAGGAGGGAGTGAATCCGTTCTTCGCTCCGATGGACAATCATTATAAGGCGGTTCCGCAAAACGGAAGAAACCGGATGGAGCTTACCGATACGAATCTCGGCGTGACGCTGGTCTATGATGTGGGCACATCCTACAAGCAGTGGATGATTTGGAACAACGGAGCGACGGAAGGCTTTTTCTGCCCCGAACCCCAGGTCAATCTGGTAAATGCGCCGAATGTGGACCTGCCTGGCGACGAAATCGGCCTATTCAGTTTAAAGCCGGGTGAGTATTGGGAAGAAACGGCGAGATTATATATAAAGGAATAA
- a CDS encoding TraX family protein has translation MQLIAMLTMLIDHIGYIFFPQDLEWRYIGRIAFPIYCYALVQGHLHTSSKLRYLLRLLAIAVIAQIPYNLALDPGGLNVVFTLLLSELVLIAVDRLPKPWLGIAVIVPAVWVMDYFPLDYNAYGLLLVLIFRYIRSYGLVIAHLALNVIYMFYYGWTVQMLSLLPTLVIAYGPSLWGQLRKRRVPRWVWWSFYPGHLALLAVIRMQYFGYLPEIEWLSRLSL, from the coding sequence ATGCAGCTTATTGCCATGCTTACCATGTTGATCGATCACATCGGATATATCTTTTTTCCTCAGGACTTGGAATGGAGGTATATCGGGAGGATTGCGTTCCCTATTTATTGTTATGCGCTTGTCCAGGGCCATCTCCATACCTCTTCTAAGCTCCGATATTTGTTGCGTCTGCTGGCAATCGCCGTGATAGCGCAAATTCCTTACAATCTGGCGCTCGACCCGGGAGGGCTGAATGTCGTCTTCACTCTGCTGCTTTCCGAACTTGTGCTGATTGCGGTGGACAGGCTGCCCAAGCCATGGCTGGGTATAGCGGTTATCGTTCCGGCCGTATGGGTGATGGACTATTTTCCCCTTGATTATAATGCGTACGGGCTGCTGCTGGTGCTGATCTTCCGCTACATCCGTTCGTACGGGCTTGTCATTGCTCATTTGGCGCTAAACGTAATTTATATGTTCTACTATGGCTGGACCGTCCAAATGCTGAGTCTGCTGCCGACACTGGTGATCGCTTACGGACCCTCGCTGTGGGGGCAACTGCGGAAACGGCGGGTTCCGAGATGGGTCTGGTGGTCTTTCTATCCGGGACATCTGGCGCTTCTTGCCGTAATACGAATGCAGTATTTTGGATATTTGCCGGAGATCGAGTGGTTAAGCAGGCTCTCTTTGTGA
- a CDS encoding copper amine oxidase N-terminal domain-containing protein, with product MNHVKKRAKWLLPILALLLVLAGCQAVNGYDVNKALLGNLDVKSAEESVSFSLNAVPASGISAEDQKTIDLINSLTLNVSHLKLQDNGDISAEGTLGFKKASIPFAFYMNKTVLALNVEGAKKPFYFPLQGYDQELSAVGLDKDKTESVGKLVSQFVVKNLPNPSAISVTPVSEAVYGEQLNLMKLHAEVTGDELPSLLKAFLKSISKDTEGFTQLIDGLYDYLLPVLKQESTSALLEQYGLSDIPLDNKEDVVPVLHDAAKLAVDAALLVYDKQLDKLYQSTPEIKTVLSKDTKLQVDLFVDSALHVRKQNVSLNVALPNDGNIPIRSISFKSESQIWNINGPVKADPIAVDGALNITETRFTPGSILSNFDANSTVYRVLKDDLGITKKSAVIDPKLYDTVVKGKTTMIPLRYLANLLDAQVKWDAASKKITVIDDVYGTTIVLKAGSANAVIDGANVKLPEPVIFDKYGRGYVPLRIVAEALHADVKVDDEGLIYITRD from the coding sequence ATGAATCATGTGAAAAAAAGAGCAAAATGGCTGCTGCCTATCTTGGCGCTGCTGCTGGTGCTTGCGGGTTGTCAGGCGGTAAACGGTTATGATGTGAACAAAGCGCTGCTTGGCAATCTCGATGTGAAATCGGCTGAGGAAAGCGTCTCTTTCTCTCTGAATGCCGTTCCTGCCTCGGGAATCAGCGCAGAGGATCAGAAAACCATCGATCTTATCAATTCTTTAACCTTGAATGTAAGCCATCTGAAGCTACAGGATAACGGAGACATTTCAGCAGAAGGGACACTGGGCTTCAAGAAGGCAAGCATACCGTTCGCCTTCTACATGAACAAGACGGTCCTTGCCTTAAATGTGGAAGGGGCCAAGAAGCCGTTCTACTTCCCGCTGCAGGGTTACGATCAAGAGCTGTCGGCGGTTGGGCTCGATAAGGACAAGACCGAAAGCGTCGGCAAGCTGGTGAGCCAGTTTGTCGTCAAGAACCTTCCGAACCCGTCGGCAATCAGTGTGACTCCTGTTAGTGAAGCTGTTTATGGGGAGCAGTTGAACCTGATGAAGCTGCATGCCGAAGTGACAGGGGATGAGCTTCCGTCGCTGCTCAAAGCCTTTCTAAAGTCGATCTCCAAGGATACCGAGGGCTTTACCCAATTGATCGACGGTTTGTACGATTACTTGCTGCCGGTGCTGAAGCAGGAATCGACGTCGGCTTTGCTGGAACAGTATGGACTTTCTGATATTCCGCTGGATAACAAAGAAGATGTCGTGCCTGTTCTGCATGATGCGGCCAAATTGGCAGTCGATGCGGCTCTTCTGGTGTATGACAAACAGCTGGATAAGCTGTACCAATCTACACCAGAAATCAAAACCGTTCTGAGCAAGGATACGAAGCTTCAAGTCGATTTGTTCGTGGACAGCGCGCTGCATGTCCGCAAACAGAACGTGAGTCTCAACGTGGCCCTGCCGAATGACGGAAACATTCCGATCCGGAGTATTTCCTTTAAATCAGAGTCACAGATTTGGAACATCAACGGACCGGTCAAAGCCGACCCGATTGCTGTGGACGGCGCTCTCAACATCACGGAGACGCGGTTTACACCCGGCTCCATCTTGAGCAATTTTGACGCCAATTCAACGGTTTACCGTGTGCTTAAGGACGATCTCGGCATTACAAAAAAATCGGCTGTCATCGATCCTAAATTGTACGATACCGTAGTCAAAGGGAAAACGACGATGATTCCCCTTCGTTACTTGGCCAACCTGTTGGATGCCCAGGTGAAATGGGACGCGGCCTCCAAGAAGATTACCGTTATCGACGATGTCTACGGAACCACGATTGTCCTGAAGGCGGGTTCCGCGAATGCCGTTATCGACGGTGCGAACGTTAAGCTACCTGAGCCGGTCATCTTTGACAAATACGGCAGAGGCTATGTGCCGCTGCGTATTGTAGCCGAGGCTCTTCACGCCGATGTGAAGGTGGACGATGAAGGCCTGATTTACATTACCCGCGATTAA
- a CDS encoding nitroreductase family protein, whose protein sequence is MSNSYFDAVKKRRSVYAISKELPVPQDQIQEIVEQAVLHSPTSFNSQSSRAVVLFGEQHDKLWDLTSETLRKIVAADQFEGTAQKMAAFKAGAGTVLFFEDQAVVKHLQENFALYADNFPIWSNQSSGMLQHVVWTALAEAGIGASLQHYNPLIDEEVKSTWELPAEWKLIAQMPFGGIVTAPGEKEFEPIDQRVKVFK, encoded by the coding sequence ATGTCAAATAGTTACTTTGATGCAGTTAAAAAAAGACGCTCGGTATACGCAATTAGCAAGGAGCTGCCGGTGCCGCAGGATCAAATACAGGAAATTGTGGAACAGGCTGTTCTGCACAGCCCGACTTCATTTAACTCCCAAAGCTCTAGAGCCGTTGTTCTGTTCGGAGAACAGCATGATAAGCTGTGGGATCTGACATCTGAAACGCTTCGTAAAATCGTGGCTGCCGATCAGTTCGAAGGCACCGCCCAAAAGATGGCAGCCTTTAAAGCCGGCGCGGGTACGGTTCTCTTTTTTGAAGATCAAGCCGTCGTCAAGCACCTGCAGGAGAATTTCGCATTGTATGCGGATAATTTCCCGATCTGGTCCAACCAATCTTCCGGTATGCTTCAACATGTAGTGTGGACCGCTCTGGCTGAAGCCGGCATAGGGGCTTCCCTTCAGCACTACAACCCGCTGATCGACGAAGAAGTGAAGTCGACTTGGGAACTTCCTGCCGAGTGGAAACTGATCGCTCAAATGCCGTTCGGCGGCATCGTAACCGCTCCTGGCGAGAAAGAATTCGAACCGATCGACCAGCGCGTAAAAGTATTTAAATAA
- a CDS encoding DUF2188 domain-containing protein has translation MPWNKEDYPDSLKNFTAPVRNKAIEIANALLDDGYEEGRAISIATSQAKEWGENHDKKIRKEKH, from the coding sequence ATGCCTTGGAACAAAGAAGACTATCCCGATTCGCTGAAAAATTTCACTGCTCCGGTTCGCAATAAAGCGATTGAAATTGCCAATGCTCTTCTGGACGACGGTTATGAAGAAGGGCGGGCGATTTCAATCGCCACCTCGCAGGCCAAAGAGTGGGGAGAGAACCATGACAAGAAGATCCGGAAAGAGAAGCATTGA
- a CDS encoding peptidylprolyl isomerase has protein sequence MDEKNLNQSEHQDNTTGAEKAAVDNTNPEIPVMDKIGEPPAGVPSSSKGGKGWMIASIILAAALIIVLIKPPFQKADGQAAVATVNGNDITKNELYDKLVQAGGESTLQSMITQELVDQEAKKANITVTDADINAEIEDLKKQFGGEDGLNSALSQSGMTMDDLKKQLPLQVEIRKLLEPKVTVSDDDIKKYFDENKATLGSEEEVRASHILVKTKEEADAIVKQLKSGADFAALAKEKSGDTGSKDKGGDLGFFKRGDMVAEFSDAAFKMKVGETSDPVKSEYGYHIIKVTEHKDAVTPTLENSKEQIRKTLVSQKVSEMSSTWLQTLTSGAKITNTLTDAKKAEASAAPEASAAPEASASPAAK, from the coding sequence ATGGATGAAAAGAATTTGAACCAGAGCGAACACCAGGATAACACCACGGGTGCGGAAAAAGCCGCCGTCGACAACACGAATCCGGAAATCCCGGTTATGGACAAGATCGGCGAACCGCCTGCAGGCGTTCCCTCTTCCTCCAAGGGGGGCAAAGGCTGGATGATCGCCTCGATCATACTGGCGGCTGCGCTTATTATTGTATTGATTAAACCGCCGTTCCAGAAGGCCGATGGACAAGCCGCCGTCGCAACCGTAAACGGCAACGATATTACCAAGAACGAGCTGTACGATAAATTGGTGCAAGCCGGCGGTGAATCTACGCTTCAATCCATGATCACCCAGGAGCTTGTCGATCAGGAAGCCAAGAAAGCGAATATCACGGTTACCGATGCCGATATCAACGCCGAGATCGAAGATCTCAAGAAGCAGTTCGGCGGCGAAGACGGACTGAACTCCGCTCTTTCGCAAAGCGGCATGACGATGGACGATCTGAAGAAGCAACTGCCGCTGCAAGTAGAGATCCGCAAGCTGCTGGAGCCTAAAGTGACGGTTTCTGACGACGACATCAAAAAGTATTTTGATGAAAATAAGGCCACTCTCGGTTCGGAAGAAGAAGTCCGCGCTTCCCACATTCTCGTGAAGACGAAAGAGGAAGCCGATGCGATTGTCAAGCAGCTTAAATCCGGCGCAGACTTCGCGGCTTTGGCCAAAGAGAAATCGGGAGATACCGGCTCCAAGGACAAAGGCGGCGATCTTGGATTCTTCAAGCGCGGCGACATGGTTGCCGAATTCTCCGACGCAGCCTTCAAAATGAAGGTCGGCGAAACAAGCGATCCGGTCAAGAGCGAGTATGGCTACCATATCATCAAAGTAACGGAACACAAAGATGCCGTTACTCCAACGCTGGAGAATTCGAAGGAACAAATCCGCAAGACACTGGTTTCACAAAAAGTTTCCGAGATGTCCTCCACTTGGTTGCAAACTTTGACTTCCGGAGCGAAGATTACGAACACGCTGACCGATGCCAAGAAGGCGGAAGCTTCTGCAGCGCCGGAAGCGTCCGCAGCGCCGGAAGCAAGCGCAAGCCCTGCTGCCAAATAA
- a CDS encoding lactonase family protein: MNQTSKLLVYVGSYSGADANGIHVFQFEPERGGALTLLGGVKGIANPTFINVDAQGHRLYSIGDKTNAEGVKEGEVVAYSIEPEAGTLTEISRTDTMPAEGATAMSTCHITRDSDSRFVVVSSYHGGKIGLVSLDSEGKTVRLTDSAAHKGQGAHPERQDRPHPHSASFSPDERFLFVCDLGIDVIRSYRINGEKETLELHGDTPLHPGAGPRHFTFHPDGRSAYVINEVDSTITSFTYEADAGVLETVVTVPTLPEDYAGENTCAEIAVSPDGRYLYGSNRGHDSIVIYAVDPATAELTFVEHVSTRGGHPRHFALTPGGDYLIVANRDSNNLVVFARDSASGQLTFTGNEAQVAKPVCVKPVFL; this comes from the coding sequence ATGAATCAAACGTCCAAACTTCTTGTATATGTAGGTTCTTATTCGGGAGCCGATGCGAATGGCATTCATGTGTTCCAGTTTGAACCGGAACGGGGAGGCGCTCTGACCTTGCTCGGCGGGGTGAAGGGGATTGCGAATCCGACATTCATCAATGTGGACGCGCAGGGACACCGCTTGTATTCTATTGGCGATAAGACGAATGCGGAAGGCGTCAAGGAAGGAGAAGTGGTTGCGTACTCCATTGAACCGGAAGCCGGAACTTTAACGGAAATCAGCCGGACGGACACGATGCCCGCCGAAGGCGCAACGGCGATGAGTACCTGCCACATCACCAGAGACTCGGACAGCCGATTCGTCGTAGTCTCAAGTTATCACGGCGGCAAGATCGGACTCGTCTCCCTTGACAGTGAAGGCAAGACGGTGCGTCTGACTGATTCCGCGGCACATAAGGGGCAAGGAGCCCACCCTGAACGCCAGGACCGTCCTCATCCGCATTCGGCTTCGTTTAGTCCGGATGAACGTTTCCTGTTTGTCTGCGATTTGGGAATTGATGTGATCAGGTCATACCGGATTAATGGGGAAAAAGAAACGCTGGAGCTGCACGGAGACACTCCGCTTCATCCGGGGGCGGGTCCGCGTCATTTCACTTTTCATCCGGACGGACGTTCCGCTTATGTCATTAACGAAGTGGATTCCACTATTACTTCCTTTACATATGAGGCTGATGCGGGCGTGCTTGAAACGGTTGTTACCGTTCCCACGCTTCCGGAAGACTACGCCGGGGAAAATACCTGCGCGGAAATCGCGGTGTCCCCTGACGGACGTTATCTCTACGGGTCAAACCGCGGACATGACAGCATCGTCATCTATGCGGTCGATCCGGCGACGGCCGAACTGACTTTTGTAGAACATGTGTCCACCCGGGGCGGCCACCCGCGCCATTTTGCGCTGACGCCGGGCGGAGATTATCTGATCGTCGCCAACCGGGACTCCAACAACCTGGTGGTCTTTGCAAGGGACAGCGCAAGCGGACAGCTGACCTTTACAGGGAATGAAGCGCAGGTAGCGAAGCCCGTCTGCGTCAAGCCGGTATTCTTATAG
- a CDS encoding RNA chaperone Hfq, with amino-acid sequence MEIQKLQERMLSQFVQTKVPLTIFTTNGVKIQGIMTSYDAYTITLQGQSDGRQSVLFKSAVSTIVPLRPVSLR; translated from the coding sequence GTGGAAATTCAAAAGCTTCAGGAACGCATGCTGAGCCAGTTTGTTCAGACAAAGGTTCCGCTGACGATCTTTACGACCAATGGAGTGAAAATCCAAGGCATTATGACTTCGTATGACGCCTACACGATAACTTTGCAGGGTCAAAGCGACGGCAGGCAAAGCGTATTGTTCAAGTCCGCCGTATCCACAATTGTGCCGCTGCGGCCAGTCTCTCTCCGATAA
- a CDS encoding phosphatase PAP2 family protein, which produces MTARHWSRGFRLFLLFVVIFGLIAVLVTYNHTAWFDDRIIHLVQSPESPALTSTAKTLSLVGSSKIVISLSLVIMAALFLFLKHRLELLLFLWVGVTSNILNSILKNWIHRERPNIHRIIEETGFSFPSGHSMAAFSVYGALTFLLWRHLRSGSARVLLVVICFILTAAIGWSRIYLGVHYPSDVIGGYAASCAWLMLSIVLFEALRSFLKKRKG; this is translated from the coding sequence TTGACTGCAAGGCATTGGTCCAGAGGTTTCAGGCTTTTTCTTCTGTTTGTGGTGATTTTCGGGCTTATTGCCGTCCTGGTCACTTATAACCACACGGCATGGTTTGACGATCGGATTATTCATCTCGTTCAGTCTCCCGAATCGCCGGCGCTTACCTCTACGGCCAAAACATTATCTCTGGTCGGATCATCCAAAATCGTCATCAGCCTGTCGCTTGTAATTATGGCTGCCCTGTTTTTGTTTCTAAAGCACCGCTTGGAGCTGCTGCTGTTTTTATGGGTGGGCGTTACGTCAAATATCCTGAATTCGATTCTCAAGAATTGGATTCACAGGGAGCGGCCGAACATCCACCGGATTATCGAAGAAACCGGCTTCAGTTTTCCAAGCGGCCATTCGATGGCCGCCTTTTCGGTATACGGCGCGCTGACCTTTTTGCTGTGGCGCCATTTGCGCTCCGGAAGCGCACGGGTCCTGCTGGTCGTCATCTGCTTCATCCTTACAGCCGCTATTGGCTGGAGCCGGATCTATCTCGGCGTGCATTATCCGAGCGATGTGATCGGCGGGTACGCCGCCAGCTGCGCCTGGCTTATGCTGTCCATCGTCCTGTTCGAAGCTCTCCGCTCCTTCCTGAAGAAGCGAAAGGGATAA